A DNA window from Burkholderia sp. HI2500 contains the following coding sequences:
- a CDS encoding ATP-binding cassette domain-containing protein produces MNATTSAAVYGPLAGADLEAELAQARVADGDARDAAVLERDASASVVPLARRRPGSPATDDAVTLSGVSKRFGARTVLDNVELGIARGSFVAIVGRSGCGKSTLLRLVAGLEQPSSGTLETRGEGGGELDTRIMYQDARLLPWKTVLQNVMLGLGRGARDQARAVLDEVGLLERANDWPAQLSGGQRQRVALARALVHRPQLLLLDEPLGALDALTRIEMHALIERLWREHRFTALLVTHDVQEAVALGDRILLIEQGRVALDQPVPLDRPRARASAAFAALEDRVLKRVLAGGPGAADHDAPHEADNVRPVGQIRWAV; encoded by the coding sequence TACGGCCCGCTTGCCGGCGCAGACCTCGAGGCCGAGCTGGCGCAGGCGCGTGTCGCGGACGGTGACGCGCGGGACGCAGCGGTTCTCGAACGTGACGCCAGTGCATCCGTCGTTCCGCTCGCGCGGCGACGGCCAGGAAGCCCGGCAACCGACGATGCCGTGACGCTGTCGGGTGTCAGCAAGCGCTTCGGGGCACGCACGGTGCTCGACAACGTCGAGCTCGGCATCGCGCGCGGCAGTTTCGTCGCGATCGTCGGCCGCAGCGGTTGCGGGAAATCGACGCTGCTGCGTCTCGTCGCGGGACTCGAGCAGCCGAGCAGCGGCACGCTCGAAACGCGCGGCGAGGGCGGCGGCGAACTCGATACGCGGATCATGTACCAGGACGCGCGCCTGCTGCCGTGGAAGACCGTGCTGCAGAACGTGATGCTGGGCCTCGGGCGCGGCGCGCGCGACCAGGCACGCGCGGTGCTCGATGAAGTCGGCCTGCTGGAACGCGCGAACGACTGGCCCGCGCAACTGTCGGGCGGCCAGCGGCAGCGTGTCGCGCTGGCCCGTGCGCTCGTGCACCGGCCCCAACTGCTGTTGCTCGACGAGCCGCTCGGCGCGCTCGACGCACTGACCCGCATCGAGATGCACGCGCTGATCGAGCGGTTGTGGCGCGAGCATCGATTCACCGCGCTCCTCGTTACGCACGACGTGCAGGAGGCCGTCGCGCTTGGCGACCGCATCCTGCTCATCGAGCAGGGGCGGGTGGCGCTGGATCAGCCGGTGCCGCTCGACCGGCCGCGCGCCCGCGCGTCGGCCGCGTTTGCGGCGCTCGAGGATCGCGTGCTGAAACGCGTGCTCGCCGGCGGGCCCGGTGCGGCCGACCACGACGCACCGCATGAGGCAGACAACGTTCGACCGGTCGGGCAGAT